In Woeseia oceani, one DNA window encodes the following:
- a CDS encoding NHL repeat-containing protein: protein MMTKKHVYAATAVIAMIVALGCGQKALDNSATAQTKQAPSFVVDPFWPKPLPNHWILGATIGLAVDSRDHVYIIHRRDTFNERTEIGAATDPVKADCCIPAPNVLEFDPAGNLVNHWGGPNEGYDWPTSNHGITVDHKDNIWIGGNGPTDSHILKFTRDGKFIAQYGTPGSPTDSHDPKNFGSVAEISFDPSANEAYVADGYRNKRVAVLDADTGALKRYWGAYGNEPDDTNLGPFRPGQEPAQQFRNPVHCAQPSHDGLVYVCDRVNNRLQVFKTDGTFVRELFVKPNSLGDGSVWDISFSADDDQTYIYLADGTNRKIFIIERESLEILTNFGDGGRNPGQFFAVHGIATDSKGNIYTTETYEGKRLQKFSYQGMKPVTVMDQGTPWPADKL from the coding sequence ATGATGACAAAGAAACACGTTTACGCTGCTACTGCAGTGATCGCCATGATCGTTGCACTCGGCTGCGGACAGAAAGCACTGGACAACAGCGCAACCGCGCAGACCAAGCAAGCACCGTCATTCGTCGTCGATCCTTTCTGGCCGAAGCCGTTGCCGAACCACTGGATCCTTGGCGCAACCATCGGACTCGCGGTTGATTCGCGTGATCACGTCTACATCATTCACCGACGTGACACGTTCAATGAACGTACTGAAATCGGCGCCGCGACCGACCCGGTCAAAGCAGATTGCTGCATACCGGCACCGAATGTTCTCGAGTTCGACCCGGCGGGGAACCTGGTGAATCACTGGGGCGGACCGAACGAAGGATACGACTGGCCAACGTCGAACCATGGCATCACTGTCGATCACAAAGACAACATCTGGATCGGCGGCAACGGCCCAACGGACTCACACATTCTGAAGTTCACTCGCGACGGCAAGTTCATCGCGCAATACGGCACGCCCGGATCACCGACCGACAGTCATGACCCGAAAAACTTCGGCAGTGTGGCTGAAATATCGTTTGATCCATCGGCGAATGAAGCCTATGTGGCGGACGGCTACCGCAACAAACGCGTCGCCGTACTGGATGCTGATACCGGCGCCCTAAAACGCTATTGGGGCGCTTACGGCAACGAGCCGGACGACACCAACCTCGGCCCGTTCCGCCCGGGACAGGAACCCGCGCAACAGTTCCGCAACCCGGTGCATTGCGCTCAGCCTTCGCATGACGGCCTCGTCTACGTTTGTGACCGGGTCAACAACCGGCTACAAGTGTTCAAGACCGACGGTACATTTGTTCGTGAGCTCTTCGTCAAGCCCAACAGCCTCGGCGATGGCTCGGTGTGGGATATCTCCTTCTCGGCTGACGACGACCAGACCTACATTTACCTCGCCGACGGCACAAACCGGAAAATCTTCATCATCGAACGCGAGTCGCTGGAAATACTCACCAATTTCGGTGACGGCGGCCGCAATCCGGGCCAGTTCTTCGCGGTACACGGCATCGCGACTGACTCGAAGGGCAACATCTACACAACGGAAACTTACGAAGGCAAACGCCTGCAGAAGTTCAGCTACCAGGGCATGAAGCCCGTAACGGTCATGGATCAAGGCACACCGTGGCCTGCTGACAAGCTGTAA
- a CDS encoding HupE/UreJ family protein, with protein sequence MRRIRPLLVLTLLLPILAPPIADAHEIPTEVVVQSYVKPEGSELKLLVRVPLEAMRDVVFPLRGPGFLDLENIDETLHDAATIWIANEVQLFEGGVEIDSYTISAVRLSLPSDRSFRTYEAALANVQSAPLPTSTELYYQQALLDVLIEYPIQADTAEFSINPNFRRLGLNTTTVVRFLAPGASERLFEFSNDPGVVHLDPRWHHAFARFVVFGFEHILDGIDHLLFVMCLIIPFRRIRPLVVIVTSFTVAHSITLMGSAFGITPSAIWFPSLIESLIAASIVYMALENMVGSRWERRWLVAFGFGLVHGFGFSFALAETMQFAGGHLLTSLLAFNLGVEAGQILIILIAVPLLNLLFRAGLPERAGTIILSAILAHSGWHWMSDRFSEFFAYNHSLPDLNAAFFALLMRWMLLAGITGLIVWFMYSVFSRFVARQKGKTT encoded by the coding sequence ATGCGCAGGATAAGACCGCTTCTGGTATTGACGCTCTTGTTGCCGATCCTGGCTCCACCGATTGCGGATGCTCACGAAATTCCAACCGAAGTTGTCGTCCAAAGCTACGTCAAACCCGAAGGTTCCGAGCTCAAGCTGCTCGTGCGGGTGCCGCTGGAAGCCATGCGCGATGTCGTTTTTCCGCTGCGCGGGCCGGGTTTTCTCGACCTCGAGAACATTGATGAAACGTTGCACGACGCAGCAACAATCTGGATTGCTAACGAAGTACAGCTATTCGAAGGCGGTGTGGAGATAGACAGCTATACGATTTCCGCGGTGCGGCTGTCGCTGCCGTCCGATCGCTCTTTCAGGACTTATGAAGCAGCACTGGCGAACGTGCAAAGTGCACCATTGCCGACCAGCACCGAGCTGTACTACCAGCAAGCATTGCTTGATGTCCTTATCGAGTACCCGATACAGGCAGATACTGCCGAATTTTCCATTAACCCGAATTTCCGACGACTCGGTCTGAACACCACGACTGTCGTTCGTTTCCTCGCGCCCGGCGCGAGCGAACGTCTGTTCGAGTTTTCCAACGACCCTGGCGTCGTGCACCTGGATCCGCGCTGGCATCACGCCTTCGCTCGATTCGTGGTGTTCGGTTTCGAACATATTCTTGACGGCATTGATCATTTGCTCTTCGTCATGTGCCTCATTATTCCGTTTCGCCGTATCCGGCCGCTTGTGGTGATTGTCACTTCGTTTACAGTCGCGCATTCGATCACGCTGATGGGTTCCGCATTCGGCATTACGCCGAGTGCCATCTGGTTTCCATCGTTGATCGAATCATTGATAGCGGCGTCGATCGTCTATATGGCGCTGGAAAACATGGTGGGTTCCCGCTGGGAAAGACGTTGGCTGGTGGCCTTCGGCTTCGGACTGGTCCACGGCTTCGGGTTTTCTTTCGCGCTTGCCGAAACAATGCAGTTTGCCGGCGGGCACTTGCTGACATCGTTGCTGGCTTTCAATCTTGGCGTAGAAGCAGGGCAGATTCTTATCATCCTGATCGCTGTGCCTCTGCTTAACTTATTATTCCGCGCAGGTTTGCCGGAGCGGGCAGGGACCATCATTCTGTCGGCGATACTCGCGCACAGCGGTTGGCACTGGATGAGTGATCGTTTCAGCGAGTTCTTTGCCTACAACCACAGCTTGCCAGACCTTAACGCGGCGTTCTTCGCCTTGCTCATGCGCTGGATGTTGCTGGCAGGAATTACCGGCCTGATCGTCTGGTTTATGTATAGCGTTTTCTCTCGCTTTGTCGCCAGACAAAAGGGGAAAACGACTTAG
- a CDS encoding carbon starvation CstA family protein, translating to MQSIMIVLLGIVGMTFGWFVYSRFIATKIYRLDPDFVTPAHEFNDGVDYCPTNKFVLWGHHFTSVAGAAPIVGPAIAVYWGWVPAVLWVTIGTVFFAGVHDFGALWASARHKGKSIGALSEDVIGKRTRALFMIVIFLVLLMVNAVFGVVIANAFIGTPSAVVPAWSAILVALLIGQFLRRGFNLTLLSVLGVIALYASIYIGSVVPMELPDSMFGLTANANWIILLFIYASIASMLPVWVLLQPRDFINGMQLFVGLFLLYGAVLLSLPDISAPAFNTQMVEGAPSLMPLLFVTIACGAVSGFHGIVSSGTSSKQLDKETDARFVGYLGAIGEGSLALITIVAVSGVALAATPELWHQIYEKYGTAGAGTFIQGGAQMIHNGWGLPIGISTTLLATMVVLFAGTTMDSGVRLQRYIIQEWGEIYGIPVFRNGIVATLVAVTCCLLLAFGAGGAGGSGGLIIWPLFGSTNQILAGMTLLVLSVMLIKLGRPARYTLIPMVFVMITSCWAALIKLQEFWLAENWLLVTIDLIVLITSVLVILEAISVIAKFRSDNSVVSKS from the coding sequence ATGCAATCCATCATGATTGTGCTACTTGGAATAGTCGGCATGACGTTCGGCTGGTTCGTGTATTCCAGGTTCATCGCGACAAAAATTTATCGACTGGATCCGGACTTTGTCACGCCGGCACATGAGTTTAATGATGGGGTCGACTACTGCCCAACCAACAAGTTCGTGCTGTGGGGGCATCACTTCACGTCCGTTGCCGGTGCCGCACCGATCGTCGGTCCGGCCATTGCCGTTTACTGGGGCTGGGTACCCGCCGTCTTGTGGGTAACGATCGGCACGGTGTTTTTCGCCGGCGTTCACGATTTCGGTGCATTGTGGGCAAGCGCACGACACAAGGGCAAATCAATTGGCGCATTGTCGGAAGACGTGATTGGCAAACGCACGCGTGCGTTGTTCATGATCGTTATCTTCCTGGTGCTGCTGATGGTAAACGCCGTGTTTGGCGTCGTGATCGCCAATGCATTCATTGGCACGCCGAGCGCCGTGGTTCCGGCATGGTCGGCGATCCTGGTGGCGCTGCTAATCGGTCAGTTTCTCCGGCGTGGATTCAATCTGACTCTGCTGTCGGTGCTCGGCGTTATTGCGCTGTACGCGTCGATTTACATTGGCAGTGTCGTACCGATGGAGTTGCCTGATTCGATGTTCGGGCTGACGGCCAATGCGAACTGGATCATCCTGCTGTTCATCTACGCGTCAATTGCATCGATGTTGCCGGTGTGGGTACTGCTGCAACCGCGCGATTTCATTAACGGCATGCAGTTGTTCGTCGGCCTGTTCCTGTTGTACGGCGCTGTCCTCCTGTCGCTTCCGGATATTTCCGCGCCGGCATTCAATACGCAGATGGTCGAAGGCGCGCCGTCATTGATGCCATTGTTGTTTGTCACTATCGCTTGCGGTGCGGTATCCGGTTTCCACGGCATCGTGTCGTCCGGTACCAGTTCCAAGCAACTCGACAAGGAAACGGATGCGCGGTTTGTCGGTTACCTTGGCGCAATCGGTGAAGGTTCGCTCGCGTTGATCACCATCGTTGCTGTAAGTGGTGTGGCGTTGGCGGCAACGCCCGAACTCTGGCATCAGATCTACGAAAAATACGGCACGGCCGGTGCGGGGACTTTCATCCAGGGCGGCGCGCAGATGATTCATAATGGCTGGGGATTGCCGATAGGCATCTCGACAACGTTGCTGGCGACGATGGTTGTGTTGTTCGCGGGTACAACCATGGATTCGGGCGTTCGTCTGCAGCGCTATATCATCCAGGAGTGGGGTGAAATTTACGGCATCCCGGTCTTCAGGAACGGCATTGTGGCGACCCTGGTTGCGGTGACCTGCTGTTTGCTGCTGGCCTTCGGTGCCGGCGGCGCGGGCGGTTCCGGTGGTCTTATCATCTGGCCATTGTTCGGTTCCACGAACCAGATTCTCGCAGGCATGACCTTGCTGGTGCTCAGTGTAATGTTGATCAAGCTGGGGCGCCCGGCGCGTTACACGTTGATACCAATGGTGTTCGTAATGATCACGTCTTGCTGGGCCGCGCTGATCAAGCTGCAGGAGTTCTGGCTGGCCGAGAACTGGCTGCTCGTGACCATTGACCTCATCGTGCTCATTACCAGCGTGCTTGTCATCCTCGAGGCGATATCCGTAATCGCCAAGTTTCGTAGCGATAACAGCGTCGTGTCGAAGAGCTAG
- a CDS encoding TonB-dependent receptor plug domain-containing protein, with the protein MALKRNFCGLLALVFGLIMIHPGTAQAEGDSAILMADPERTVIAAGVWTSEDGSKVTYESQYFEAYQAVTAADMLRWVPGGAELLPRNGGNNNKKDKRGFGSGGDQILINGKRLSGKSNDIGSAMQRIQANLVSRVELIRGTSPGLDVRSEGTLINVVLSEEISGGAGSWQLHSGFYGNDTELDGLISYSNSAGRLNYLVSAELGPYNRGNDVDRYEEYFTPDSGVLTERREINEPELKEALVLNSSVGWSFANGDMLNLNGRIADRDEFKNETTQVFVVGVADTNTLENTSTEQALEWELGGDLEQEIGRGVLKTRLIYALEDEQEGERIAQTSTDPGNVPAQSLVETDSVRTETIIRSSYSWTLRNGQNVELGAEGARNTLETDVALFAVGNDGTLTPVTLFNADSDVNEDRFEFFSTHFWQFSDTMALESALNVEHSKISQEGQDVDTSRAFTYVKPRFDLRWDIDDSNQLRGSAERTISQLNFSDFVANFNSDDVQVAAGNPDLEPEKSWRYQLAYERRLTNDTGVLEAQLFYRDIEDHIDNIPVTDSTSAAGNIGDAMVMGLTLKGSFRLATIGLEGAVLDANFTVRDSEATDPFTGDKRKMSYRNKTQYGINFRHDLPSLRFNYNIEVDWNGKRYANDINYRESSQSVNPRTSVNMQYRLTDRIVLWFDTRLVFDGHGRRFRERYDGNVADGILLRREVRDQYYRREHIVGLRGQF; encoded by the coding sequence GTGGCGTTAAAGCGTAACTTTTGCGGCCTGCTGGCCCTCGTATTTGGGCTGATAATGATCCACCCGGGCACGGCACAGGCTGAAGGTGACTCGGCCATCCTCATGGCCGACCCGGAGCGCACCGTCATAGCCGCCGGTGTCTGGACCTCCGAAGACGGCAGCAAGGTGACTTACGAATCCCAGTATTTCGAGGCTTATCAGGCAGTTACTGCCGCTGACATGTTGCGCTGGGTGCCGGGTGGTGCGGAGCTCCTGCCCAGAAACGGGGGCAATAACAACAAAAAAGACAAACGCGGTTTCGGCTCCGGTGGCGACCAGATCCTGATCAATGGCAAGCGCCTTTCGGGCAAGTCCAATGACATCGGCAGTGCCATGCAACGCATCCAGGCCAACCTGGTATCACGCGTGGAACTGATTCGCGGCACCAGTCCCGGCCTCGACGTGCGCAGCGAAGGCACGTTGATAAATGTGGTCCTTAGCGAAGAAATTTCCGGAGGGGCCGGCTCCTGGCAGCTCCATTCCGGCTTTTACGGCAACGACACCGAGCTCGATGGCCTGATCTCCTACAGCAACTCGGCGGGTCGCCTGAATTACCTGGTCAGCGCCGAACTGGGACCGTACAACCGCGGCAACGATGTAGACCGCTACGAAGAATACTTCACGCCGGATAGCGGGGTACTGACCGAGCGCCGCGAAATCAACGAGCCCGAACTCAAAGAAGCGCTGGTGTTGAACAGCTCCGTTGGCTGGAGCTTCGCAAACGGCGATATGCTTAACCTGAATGGCCGCATCGCTGATCGCGACGAATTCAAGAACGAAACCACGCAGGTGTTCGTCGTCGGCGTTGCGGACACCAACACGCTGGAAAACACGTCGACCGAGCAGGCGCTGGAGTGGGAGCTCGGCGGCGATCTGGAACAGGAAATCGGCCGCGGCGTGCTGAAAACCCGGCTTATCTACGCGCTTGAAGACGAACAGGAAGGTGAGCGCATCGCGCAGACCTCCACCGACCCCGGTAACGTGCCGGCACAGTCGCTGGTTGAGACCGACTCGGTACGGACCGAGACCATTATTCGCAGCTCCTACAGCTGGACGCTGCGCAACGGTCAAAACGTGGAGCTGGGTGCCGAGGGCGCAAGAAACACACTGGAAACGGATGTCGCGTTGTTCGCAGTCGGGAATGACGGCACGTTGACACCGGTAACCCTGTTCAATGCGGACTCCGACGTTAATGAAGACCGCTTTGAGTTCTTCAGCACCCACTTCTGGCAGTTCAGTGACACCATGGCGCTGGAAAGCGCCCTGAACGTGGAGCACTCGAAAATCTCTCAGGAAGGCCAGGACGTAGATACCTCTCGAGCATTTACCTACGTGAAGCCGCGCTTTGACCTGCGCTGGGACATCGACGATTCGAATCAGCTCCGTGGCTCAGCCGAACGGACGATCAGCCAGCTCAACTTCAGCGACTTCGTCGCCAATTTCAACAGCGACGACGTTCAGGTCGCCGCCGGAAATCCGGACCTGGAGCCAGAAAAATCATGGCGTTACCAACTCGCGTACGAACGTCGCCTGACAAATGACACCGGAGTTCTGGAAGCGCAGCTGTTCTATCGGGACATTGAAGACCACATCGACAATATCCCGGTAACAGACAGCACTTCAGCGGCCGGCAACATTGGCGATGCCATGGTTATGGGGCTGACGCTGAAAGGCAGCTTCCGCCTCGCAACCATCGGTCTGGAGGGTGCGGTGCTGGATGCCAATTTTACCGTCCGCGACAGCGAAGCGACGGACCCGTTTACGGGCGATAAACGAAAAATGAGCTACCGGAACAAAACCCAGTATGGAATCAATTTCCGTCACGACCTACCGAGCTTGCGCTTCAATTACAACATTGAAGTCGACTGGAACGGCAAGCGTTACGCGAACGACATCAACTACCGCGAATCTTCGCAGTCCGTAAACCCCCGCACCAGCGTGAACATGCAATACCGATTGACAGATCGCATCGTGCTCTGGTTCGACACCCGCCTCGTATTCGACGGCCACGGTCGCCGGTTCCGGGAGCGCTACGACGGTAACGTGGCCGATGGCATTTTGCTGCGCCGCGAAGTCCGCGACCAATACTACCGCCGCGAACACATAGTGGGATTGCGCGGACAGTTTTGA
- a CDS encoding TonB-dependent receptor plug domain-containing protein, with translation MSLAQQNRADEPIEEIITTGTRRAQRSAADSSVPIDVVSGQELENMGTTDLDDMLRNTVPSYNVTRQAISDAATLVRPATLRGLPPDNSLVLVNGKRRHRSGVIAELGGSLAAGSQGADISAIPALAIKQTEILRDGAAAQYGSDAIAGVMNFVLRDDRDGVTVEARTGEYMEGDGTLFQLSGNAGFPLGDDGFINITGQWMEQDETVRSLQRTDATNLIAAGNTAVRQPYTQLWGGPEYRDNYNVFINMGIQLTPSQELYAFGNVGGRETEGDFFYRNPNDRGGVYTAGFGGETYRAIVDTNVERGMQNYVSNCPALVSPGSGGSGPLNQAAVDADNAALAALPANCWVVNQEMPGGYTPRFGGTLEDTSIVGGIRGEFENGMSYDFSGSYGRNSVSFFLNNTWNPSNGPDGFVNGALQRDFNVGTYTQSETNFNVDFVMPIKVDAFASDLSFAFGAEYRDEVFAVRIGEEASWQDGRFAYNSGVGTNCYGDGVNCQVNGDGDPIPLADLSVGAHGFAGFSPNQAGEFGRSNVAMYGELEADIVQNFTLALALRFEDFEDFGDTTNGKISARWALTDTFAVRGSASTGFRAPTPGQSNVTKVSSTVTDGELLQRGQIPPTNQIAQFLGAEALQPEDATNFSAGMVWEISDTLNLTVDIFQIELEDRIAQTGTIDITSTPIPAGASCPNTQALPVGNESRNLARCLEEIGVPGASSLSAVSFYTNDFATTTTGVDLVATYNTDFGNAGNGSLTAAWNYTKTEVDSAGSEVSRNRVVDLEHFNPRNRGIFTYNHFVGNWRLLARASFYDDWVSSSFSSDPTPRGPNGTNYTLDCNKANFNDHCNDSQWIFDVEAGYTFSDTWSAIVGVQNLADEMGPLDQDNFDGSITSGNKYDTGTPYGFDGGFWYFRLRADFD, from the coding sequence GTGTCGTTGGCGCAGCAGAATCGAGCCGACGAGCCGATTGAGGAAATCATTACAACGGGGACCCGCCGTGCTCAGCGCAGCGCGGCCGATTCCTCTGTGCCTATTGACGTAGTCAGCGGCCAGGAATTAGAGAACATGGGCACGACCGACCTCGACGACATGCTTCGCAATACGGTGCCGTCTTACAACGTCACTAGGCAGGCAATCTCCGATGCGGCCACCTTGGTACGCCCGGCGACTTTGCGCGGTTTGCCACCGGATAACTCGCTGGTGCTGGTTAACGGTAAGCGCCGCCACCGTTCCGGTGTTATCGCTGAACTGGGTGGCTCACTCGCCGCCGGTTCACAGGGCGCTGACATCTCTGCCATCCCGGCTCTCGCTATCAAACAGACGGAAATACTGCGAGATGGTGCAGCCGCACAGTACGGTTCTGATGCTATTGCCGGTGTAATGAACTTCGTACTGCGTGACGACCGCGATGGCGTGACCGTGGAAGCGCGTACCGGCGAATACATGGAGGGCGACGGTACTCTGTTTCAGCTTTCCGGTAACGCCGGTTTTCCGCTTGGCGATGACGGTTTTATCAACATCACCGGCCAATGGATGGAACAGGACGAGACCGTTCGCAGCTTGCAGCGGACTGACGCAACCAACCTGATAGCGGCAGGCAACACTGCCGTCCGGCAACCCTATACTCAGCTCTGGGGCGGACCGGAGTACCGGGATAACTACAACGTCTTTATCAATATGGGTATTCAGTTAACACCATCGCAGGAACTGTACGCGTTCGGTAACGTCGGTGGCCGGGAGACGGAAGGCGATTTCTTCTACCGCAATCCGAACGACCGCGGCGGCGTTTACACTGCCGGTTTCGGTGGTGAGACTTATCGCGCAATTGTCGACACCAATGTCGAGCGTGGTATGCAGAACTACGTGTCGAACTGTCCCGCGCTGGTCAGCCCTGGCTCCGGTGGCAGTGGCCCGCTGAACCAGGCAGCGGTCGATGCAGACAATGCCGCTCTGGCTGCTTTGCCTGCCAATTGCTGGGTTGTGAATCAGGAAATGCCGGGCGGTTACACGCCGCGTTTTGGCGGTACGCTCGAAGATACGTCGATTGTCGGCGGTATTCGCGGCGAGTTCGAGAATGGCATGTCCTACGATTTCAGTGGCAGCTACGGCCGAAACTCCGTCAGTTTTTTCCTGAATAACACCTGGAACCCGTCAAACGGTCCGGATGGCTTTGTCAACGGAGCGCTGCAGCGTGACTTTAACGTGGGCACGTACACGCAATCCGAGACCAACTTCAATGTGGACTTTGTAATGCCGATTAAGGTCGATGCTTTCGCATCGGACCTGAGCTTCGCATTCGGTGCGGAGTATCGCGACGAGGTTTTTGCGGTTCGTATCGGTGAAGAAGCCTCCTGGCAGGACGGTCGTTTCGCCTACAACAGCGGCGTAGGTACCAATTGCTACGGAGACGGCGTTAACTGCCAGGTCAATGGCGACGGCGATCCGATTCCATTGGCGGACCTCAGTGTTGGTGCGCACGGTTTTGCGGGCTTTAGCCCGAATCAGGCCGGTGAGTTCGGTCGTTCCAACGTTGCCATGTACGGTGAACTGGAAGCTGATATCGTACAAAACTTTACGCTGGCGCTGGCTTTGCGCTTCGAAGACTTCGAAGATTTCGGTGATACGACCAACGGCAAGATTTCTGCACGCTGGGCGCTGACCGATACGTTTGCAGTCCGCGGTTCAGCCAGTACCGGTTTCCGTGCACCGACGCCAGGTCAGTCGAACGTCACTAAGGTGTCGAGTACGGTAACTGACGGTGAACTGTTGCAACGCGGCCAGATTCCGCCGACCAACCAGATCGCTCAGTTCCTCGGTGCCGAGGCATTGCAGCCGGAAGATGCAACGAACTTCTCGGCCGGCATGGTCTGGGAGATCAGCGACACCCTGAATCTTACGGTCGATATATTCCAGATCGAGCTGGAAGACCGTATCGCTCAGACCGGTACCATTGACATCACCTCGACACCGATTCCGGCCGGTGCAAGTTGCCCGAATACGCAAGCCCTGCCGGTTGGGAACGAGTCGCGGAACCTTGCTCGCTGTCTTGAGGAAATCGGGGTTCCGGGTGCGTCTAGCCTGAGTGCCGTGTCGTTTTACACCAATGACTTTGCCACTACTACAACGGGTGTCGATCTTGTCGCAACGTACAATACGGACTTCGGCAATGCTGGCAACGGGTCGTTAACAGCTGCCTGGAACTACACTAAGACGGAAGTTGATAGTGCTGGTTCGGAGGTTTCACGCAATCGAGTTGTAGATCTTGAGCACTTTAATCCGCGAAATCGCGGTATCTTTACCTACAATCATTTTGTTGGTAACTGGCGTCTGCTCGCACGCGCGAGTTTTTATGACGATTGGGTCAGCTCAAGCTTCTCGAGCGATCCGACGCCACGAGGGCCGAATGGTACCAATTACACGTTGGACTGCAACAAGGCTAACTTCAACGATCACTGCAATGATTCGCAGTGGATCTTTGATGTTGAAGCTGGGTACACATTTAGCGACACGTGGTCTGCCATAGTTGGCGTCCAGAATCTGGCTGACGAAATGGGACCGCTTGATCAGGATAACTTCGACGGCAGCATTACATCGGGTAACAAGTACGACACCGGAACGCCATACGGCTTCGACGGTGGCTTCTGGTACTTCCGTCTGCGGGCGGACTTCGACTAA
- a CDS encoding alpha/beta fold hydrolase has translation MTDPATGATHEQQTLPADDGQLISVNLWRPLAAPRGLVQVVHGLSEHAARYERFAAACTARNLTVVAHDHRGHGVACTAEALGHFADDAGWDKVIADVRVVNAAVRKEFEDRPLAMLGHSMGSYIAQSFVMRHPGAVDALVLSGSTYAPRLQLRLGQFAAWLESKRHDKKHRSPLLNKQAFGAFNQRFEPARTAFDWLSRDTREVDRYLADPHCGAVPSAQLWLDLIGGLLEIGTTRALRSVPADLPVLITGGSNDPVGGRRGMARLAARWTHTGHENVTLNLFDDARHEMLNETNRDEFTRFVIDWIDQSTA, from the coding sequence GTGACTGATCCGGCAACGGGCGCCACGCATGAACAACAAACGCTGCCAGCCGACGACGGACAGCTTATTTCGGTAAACCTCTGGCGACCCCTCGCGGCACCTCGAGGACTGGTGCAGGTAGTGCATGGCCTGTCCGAACACGCCGCACGCTATGAACGATTTGCCGCCGCATGTACCGCCCGCAACCTCACGGTTGTCGCCCACGATCACCGTGGACACGGTGTCGCCTGCACGGCGGAGGCACTTGGACACTTCGCCGACGACGCAGGCTGGGACAAGGTCATTGCTGACGTAAGAGTCGTCAACGCGGCTGTACGCAAAGAGTTTGAGGACCGGCCGCTCGCCATGCTGGGTCACAGCATGGGCAGTTATATCGCCCAGTCGTTTGTCATGCGGCACCCGGGCGCTGTGGACGCATTAGTCCTGTCAGGCTCGACATACGCACCGCGCCTGCAATTGCGCCTTGGCCAATTCGCCGCCTGGCTGGAAAGCAAACGGCACGACAAAAAACACCGCAGTCCCCTGCTGAACAAGCAGGCATTCGGCGCGTTTAACCAACGCTTTGAACCGGCGCGCACGGCGTTCGACTGGTTGTCTCGCGACACCCGGGAGGTCGATCGTTACCTGGCCGATCCGCACTGCGGCGCAGTTCCCAGCGCGCAACTCTGGCTCGACCTCATCGGCGGATTGCTGGAAATCGGTACAACCCGGGCGCTCAGATCCGTACCTGCAGACTTGCCGGTACTGATTACCGGTGGCAGCAACGACCCGGTCGGTGGCCGGCGCGGAATGGCAAGACTCGCCGCGCGTTGGACCCACACAGGGCATGAGAACGTAACACTGAACCTTTTCGACGACGCCCGCCACGAGATGCTCAATGAAACCAATCGTGACGAATTCACGCGTTTCGTCATCGACTGGATAGATCAGTCGACAGCCTGA
- a CDS encoding potassium channel family protein gives MISSGYWITALVTAAAVVACVVLHYETLRIISKRVPLPNDRHRSRIVTLILSLLTLHIAEIWIFGSSYFLLLSFGENGTLTGTGAMSLLDCVYYSASVFTTLGFGDIVPTGAIRFMTGTEAIAGLTFITWSASFTFLVMQKSWDFGRD, from the coding sequence ATGATCTCATCCGGCTATTGGATCACCGCATTGGTCACTGCCGCCGCGGTTGTCGCCTGTGTCGTGCTGCACTACGAAACGCTGCGCATCATCAGCAAACGGGTACCGTTGCCCAACGACCGGCACCGCTCACGAATCGTCACATTGATTCTCAGCTTGCTGACGCTGCACATTGCAGAGATATGGATCTTCGGCAGCAGCTACTTCCTGCTGCTGTCATTTGGCGAGAATGGCACGCTTACCGGCACGGGAGCCATGTCGCTACTGGACTGCGTATACTATTCCGCGTCCGTATTTACGACGCTGGGCTTCGGCGACATTGTCCCTACCGGCGCAATTCGCTTCATGACCGGAACCGAGGCCATTGCCGGCCTGACCTTCATCACCTGGTCTGCCTCGTTTACCTTTCTGGTGATGCAAAAGTCCTGGGACTTCGGCCGTGACTGA